A portion of the Bacteroidota bacterium genome contains these proteins:
- a CDS encoding TAXI family TRAP transporter solute-binding subunit produces MKIRKQLFLSFLFITFFVPFFLSAQMKVLSGFEGGSYFQMANELNMITDVELKVIPTEGSRDNFFKLKSNNADIAFLQYDVLFYQTGYMKDESKSVKKMKILLPLGYEEIHLITKKDSRIRTIKDLKRKKVGVGSKLQGTIVTSGYIRKKLNGKWKEVRIPFDDALESLEKGRIDAFFFVGSAPVKKLNTLTGSLKDNLKLIPITNPKLNDYYAKTTIKAGTYNWLNNDIETYSVRYALVTNTINETIEDKEYLRNLLDDIKNNIDVLKKDGHRMWGNVDFNFDRILWDIHPISVEIFNLEKKEHKF; encoded by the coding sequence ATGAAAATCAGAAAGCAATTATTTTTAAGTTTTTTATTTATAACTTTTTTTGTTCCGTTTTTTTTGTCAGCACAAATGAAAGTTTTATCAGGTTTTGAGGGTGGTTCTTATTTCCAAATGGCTAATGAACTCAATATGATTACAGATGTTGAACTAAAGGTTATACCTACCGAAGGGAGTCGTGATAATTTTTTCAAACTTAAATCAAACAATGCTGATATTGCTTTTTTACAATATGATGTGCTTTTTTACCAAACAGGATACATGAAGGATGAAAGTAAAAGTGTAAAAAAAATGAAAATACTTCTTCCTCTTGGTTATGAAGAAATTCATTTAATTACAAAAAAAGATTCTCGGATAAGAACTATAAAAGATTTAAAACGAAAAAAAGTAGGCGTTGGTTCTAAACTGCAAGGTACAATAGTAACATCAGGTTATATCCGGAAAAAATTAAATGGAAAATGGAAGGAAGTTCGAATACCTTTTGACGATGCACTAGAATCATTGGAAAAAGGAAGAATTGATGCATTTTTCTTTGTCGGTTCAGCACCGGTAAAAAAATTGAATACACTAACAGGAAGTCTTAAGGATAACCTAAAATTGATTCCGATAACAAATCCGAAACTAAATGATTATTATGCAAAAACTACAATAAAAGCGGGTACATACAATTGGCTCAATAATGATATTGAAACATATTCGGTACGATATGCTCTGGTTACTAATACGATAAATGAAACAATTGAAGATAAAGAGTATTTAAGAAACCTGCTGGATGATATCAAGAATAATATTGATGTTTTGAAAAAAGACGGTCATAGAATGTGGGGAAATGTTGATTTTAATTTTGACAGAATATTATGGGATATTCATCCTATTTCCGTTGAAATTTTTAATTTAGAAAAAAAAGAACATAAATTTTAA
- a CDS encoding serine hydrolase yields MKTYQSKSISKKTFILTFLLITVFSLTIFSQTDEKIEQLDKYFEEAIKEWNVPGMAVAIVKKNEVILSKGYGVRTINVNKKIDKNTLFPIASITKSFTSAAIASLVDEGKLSWDDPVRKYLPYFKLYDPYVSENMKVRDLLCHRSGLKTFSGDLLWYGSSYSREEVLRRARFLKPEYGFREHFGYSNIMYIAAGEVVEMVSGKSWDEYINEKFFEPLGMAKSNTSLTELKKYKNIARPHTEKDGKVIEIPYLNWDNVGGAGAINSNVNEMAQWIKLQLNNGSLDGKKYFSRKSSEEMWSAHTVQAVSRSILWPSNHFKAYGLGWGLFDYHGKKIVGHSGGYDGIISYIALVPEEDLGFIILTNKNSALYYAMFYKILDVFIGDIDKDWSKIIHEIVMSRDEANKEKKNSEILKETKPILDLKEYTGIYGGKLYGNSEIFIKDGKLYLKFLPSPKFVGELKHYKYNTFEIEFEYFPSLPKGKVHFLIDENGKTEELRIDVPNPDFDFTELKFLRL; encoded by the coding sequence ATGAAAACTTATCAATCGAAATCAATTAGTAAAAAGACATTTATTCTAACATTTTTATTAATAACAGTTTTTTCATTAACAATTTTTTCTCAAACTGATGAAAAAATTGAACAGCTTGATAAATATTTTGAAGAAGCTATAAAGGAATGGAATGTTCCTGGTATGGCTGTAGCAATTGTAAAAAAGAATGAAGTGATTTTGTCAAAAGGATATGGAGTACGAACTATTAATGTTAATAAAAAGATTGATAAAAACACATTGTTTCCAATTGCATCGATAACAAAGTCATTTACAAGTGCCGCAATTGCATCTTTAGTTGATGAAGGAAAGTTATCATGGGATGATCCTGTAAGAAAGTATTTGCCGTATTTTAAATTATATGATCCTTACGTTTCAGAAAATATGAAAGTGCGAGATCTTTTATGTCATAGGTCAGGATTAAAAACTTTTAGTGGAGATTTATTATGGTATGGTTCAAGCTATTCAAGAGAGGAAGTGTTAAGACGAGCAAGGTTTTTGAAACCCGAATATGGTTTTCGTGAGCATTTTGGATATTCAAATATTATGTATATCGCAGCAGGAGAGGTGGTTGAGATGGTTAGTGGAAAATCGTGGGACGAGTATATCAATGAAAAGTTTTTTGAACCGCTTGGGATGGCAAAATCAAATACTTCTTTGACAGAATTAAAAAAATATAAAAATATTGCCCGACCTCATACAGAAAAAGATGGGAAAGTTATTGAGATTCCTTATTTAAATTGGGATAATGTTGGAGGTGCCGGTGCAATTAATTCTAATGTTAATGAGATGGCACAGTGGATTAAACTTCAATTAAATAACGGGAGTTTGGATGGTAAAAAATATTTTAGTAGGAAATCTAGTGAAGAGATGTGGTCAGCTCATACGGTTCAGGCGGTTAGTAGAAGTATTTTATGGCCTTCTAATCATTTTAAGGCTTATGGTCTTGGCTGGGGATTGTTTGATTATCATGGAAAAAAAATTGTAGGACATAGTGGGGGATATGATGGGATTATCTCATATATTGCTTTGGTTCCTGAAGAAGATTTGGGCTTTATAATTTTAACAAATAAAAATTCTGCACTTTATTATGCAATGTTTTATAAAATATTAGACGTATTTATTGGTGATATTGATAAAGATTGGAGTAAGATAATTCATGAAATTGTTATGAGTAGGGATGAAGCAAATAAAGAGAAAAAAAATAGTGAAATCTTAAAAGAAACTAAGCCAATATTAGATTTAAAAGAATATACAGGTATTTATGGAGGTAAACTTTATGGTAATTCTGAGATTTTTATAAAAGACGGAAAGCTTTACTTGAAATTTTTACCATCTCCAAAATTTGTAGGAGAACTTAAACATTATAAATATAATACCTTTGAAATTGAATTTGAATATTTCCCAAGTCTTCCAAAGGGAAAGGTTCATTTTTTAATTGATGAAAATGGGAAAACCGAAGAACTTAGAATCGATGTTCCTAATCCTGATTTCGATTTTACTGAATTAAAGTTTCTTCGTTTGTAA